The Halococcus salsus genome contains the following window.
GCGGGGAGACTACGCTCATCTCGTTTTTCCTCGGCGGTGGTGGAGCAACCTTCAATGTCTCTGAATATTGGGCACTCTTGATTTCGCCGTTCTGGGCGTTGCCAGGCCCAAGCATCATCTATGCACATATCGGGATCGCGTTGCTGGGGGCGCTCGCGGTTTACAATATCTATGCTCTCGGCCGCTACTACCACTCCTCGGCGGCAGGAGTACTTGCTGCACTTCCGGTTGCAGTGTACCCGAGTTATATATTCATCCAGTCGACCCCACTCCGTGAAGTGGCGATGATCGCAGGTATCACGACCACCGCTCTTCTCTTTATTTGTCCACCGCGTCGGTTGCCGCGACCTCTGTCTATCGTGGGTGCAGTTCTCGTTCTTGCAGCTATCGCCCCGCTCCGACCGGAGAACATCCCGCTGTATCTTCTCACGCTTGCCATCGGCGCGGTCGCTGCGACCCTCCAACACCTCGATGCCGACTGGCGGACCAGCGGTGCTCTTGCCGTCGGTGCAATCGCCGTGATCGCCGTCGTTGGGAGCGACCTACTCCAGAGCGCTATCGACCGACTCGGACGAGTTCACGAGCTGCGTGCGACTGGCCGAACGGCCTACCTCACCGGGGTCGAGTTCAACACCATTGCAGAGGCCATCCAGTTCGGCCCAATTGGGGTATTTTACTTCTTGTATTCACCGATGCCATGGATGATCGGGACAGCCCCAGATGTGATTATCGCGCTTCAAGCGCTCGGGAACATCGCATTTACGATCGCGGCGCTGTGGGGGATTCGGTACGCGTTCCGGCGCGCGCCTGTAGCCACAATTACGCTGTCCGTTGGTTTTCTCGCAGCGGTGGGACTATACGGGATCGTCGGCGCGAACGTCGGTACGTCCGTCCGCCACCGTCAGATGTTCCTTTGGGTAGTGTACTTATTCGGCGCGATTAGGGTGGTGGAGTGGTATCACCGCAAGCCTGCCCACCGCCGAGCAGGTCGTTAAAATTTGGCCAGAACCTTCATACTCCATGCTGTGGTACTGCTTGTCAGAGAGGGCAGGATCACCATGATCTACGGGAGGCATGTGGTCCTCTCTCTCTATCCCATAGTTCTGAGAAGTACGTCTGCCGAACTTAGCGCCGCCGGACTACGACCTCGAGCTTGCCATCTTTAAACAGCGAGGGAATCTCGTCCTGAAGCCGAGCGGAGCGAGGATGAAGGGCGGGCGGGAATCGCGTAATCTTTCCCGTGGTGTTCTTCTTTTGGCGTTCGTCGTCTTGATGCTGCCGCCATCATCGCTTTGCGACTGCTAGCCTACGGTATCGACAACATGAACAGCGATAATCAGGGGAATGTGGTAGGCTCAGAGCCCTCTTGTCAGTCCACCATTGCGGAAGTCCGCCGCACCGGTGTATTCGCCGGTCTCCTGGTCAACACGAATCGTCATGACGTTGCCGAGTCGGGTGAACGGAGATAGCTCGTAACCTAGTTCGCGCAGTCCCCGCTGGACCTCTTCGGGAACACTCGCTTCTGGATAGATAGCGGGTTCGGAGTTGGCGTATAGCCGCGGTTCGGCGACCGCCTCCGCGAGGTCCATATCGAAGTCGACGAGATTGATGATCATCTCCGCGACCGTCGTGATAATGGTCGTGCCGCCGGGCGAGCCCACGGTAAAAAACGGCTCGCCGTCGCGGAAGACGATGGTCGGGCTCGTCGAACTGAGCGGCCGCTTCAGGGGCTGGACTTCGTTCGGTCCACCCGGCTCGGCGTCGAAGTCGGTGATCTCGTTGTTGAGCATGAATCCGTGGTCGGGCACCATGATACCGCTCCCGAACAGCTGTTCGATGGTGCTCGTCCACGAGACCATGTTGCCCTCGCCATCGGCGACGGTGAAGTGAGTCGTGCTGCCGCGCGGGCTGGGGATGTACGGGCGCGGCGCGTCCCGGACTTTCGAGACGTCGTCGACGGTGAGCGGGTCGATTGCGTAGGGATCGCCGGGCTGGTAGCTCCACGGGTCGCCCGGCTGCTGGGTCTCGGTCGTCGCTTCTCCGGACTCCATCGTTGCTCGGCGCTTGTTGAGGTAGGCCTCGTCGAGCAGCCCCTGCCACGGCGCGTCGACGAACTGTTTGTCGCCCATGTACTCGCCGCGGTCGGCGTAAGCAAGCTTGAACGCCTCGACCAGCAACTGGGAGACTTCGACCGACTGGCGGTCGTGTTGCGCGAGGTCGAACGGCTTCAGTAGCGAGAGGATGTGTGCAATCGTCAGCCCGCCGGAGCTTGGCAGCGGCTGGGTTCGTACCGTGACGTCGCCGTACTCGACGTACTCGGGCGTGTCGATGGTCACGTTGTACGCGCCCAAATCGGCGGCCGTCATGCTGCCGCCGTTCTCCTGAACGACATTGGCGACGGCTTCGCCGACATCTCCCTTGTAAAGAGCTCCGACGCCCTCGTCGGCGATGGTCTCGAAGGTCGCGGCGAGGTCCGGTTGCTCGACGCGGTCGCCGATGTCGAGCGGTGTGCCGCCGGGTGCGAACACCGCGCGCGCGGCGTCATTGAACTTCTCGTACTCTTCTTCAATCGTACTACCGAGGTAATAATCGACCCGCGCGCCGCCCGCGAGGTCAATAGCCGGTTCGATGAGGTCGGCGATCTCCCGCGTGCCGAACCGTTTCAGCGCGATATCACAGGCCTTGAGCGTGCCGGGTACGCCGACCGCCTGCCCGAGCGTGATGCGCTCGTCGAACGGTATCGGCTCGCCGTCTTCGAGGAACATGTCGGGCGTCGCGCCGAAGGGGGCGCGCTCGCGGTTGTCCACCGAATAGAGTTCGTCCTCACCGGCGTCGTAGAACAACATGAACCCGCCGCCGCCGATGCCCGACGTGTGGGGCTGGACGACGTTGAGCGCGAACTGGACCGCGACCGCCGCATCGACCGCGTTGCCGCCCGCGCGGAGCACGTCGGCACCGATAGTACTCGCCCGTGGATCCGACGAAGCGACCATTCCCTCGTCGCTGGTTGCCGTGTCTACCCGACCGGTGCCGTCGCGTTCGTCCGATTCGTCGCTGTGAGCGCTGGCCCGGTTGGCCATGGCGGGAAACGCACTTGCGCCAAGTGCGACGGCCGATCCTTTCAAAAACGTCCGTCGGCGGGTCTCGCCTTGCTCGCTGTCTGTTGGTCCGCTCTCACTCATCGACTGCTCTCTGCTCCCTGCTTGCCGATTACCATCATTTATCATGTATTTGGAACACATAGCACATTCTATTAACGCTATTTGATTATTACGAGATAACTAGTAACGAAAACTATGCGGTTGGGATAGGACAGTCGGTGAGTTGATTGGACCGATCTATGAAGTGATGATAGCCCGCCGTGAACGGCGAGGATTGCTGCGTTGCACTACACGCTGCGCATCATGGATGAGGACCTCACCCCAGCGTCCTGTTCGCGATGGGCGGTCCGGAGAACGAGAGATACAGCGCATTTGAGGAGTCCGTGACGGCCCGCAGTCTCGCGGCCAGAGTGCCCAAGCAGTGTGATTTCGTGAAGAAGGTAAGATTACAGGGTAAGATTTCTACTGAACAGCTCTAATCTGCTGGGCCGTCAACGGGGATGGTTCGCGGTTCGGAACCCGTCAGCCAGAGCACGTAGTCCTGCTCGTCATCACTCGGGTTTACGTCCCGATGAACGACGCCTGCAGAGATGTGGAAGAACTCTCCAGCGCGAGCCAATGCTCGTTCATCCTCAACGTAGCCTTCGCCGTCGAGCACGTAACCGAGAACGTCGTTGTCACCGTGATGATGCCAGTCAGAAGCGACGCGTCCGGAAGCGTGACCACGCACCTGCTGAACAGGGGCTTCAGGGAACGGCATTAATCGGGTGAGATTTTTCAGTTCCCCCGCCGAAGCAAGATCATCCGTGCCAGCGCGTTGTGGAGTTCGCTCAAATTGCTCTGTACGGGAATCGCCGGTAGTCACCTCCGGCTGGCCGGGCTCGACAGAGGTAATGAGCATCTCCACTTTTTCGTCGGCCGTCGTGAGGCGATAGCTGACGCCAGCAGGGATATAGAGAAACTCATCAACGCTGATACTGAACGAACTGGAACCGTACTCCACGCGACTCTGCCCTGAAAGAACGACTCCATACGCGTCGTGGTCATCGTGGTGTCGCCATTCACCTGTCGTCTCGCCAGTTTGCTCGACTCGTTCGAGCAACACGCGAGGCGTTTCGAAAACGATTTCTCGTGTTTCAGCTGGTGTGGAACGATCCGATTGCCGCAGGTTATCCCCTTCAATAATCTCGATGCCCGGGTGTGGCGTCTCCATGTGTCTGTTGTCTGCCGGATTGTGGAAGTAAGACTATTCTGGCCAACTAGCTTTTCAGAAACACAGCAGAGGACGTCGGATCGAACGTCAGCTCTAACTATCATACACTGAGTAAAGAGAGCCCTCATCGATCACCTCTCATCGGAATACTGCACCTCGTACGTTAGAACTGCAAAGACGTCATCATATTTTTGCACGTCAGCCAGTTTCAGGGGCGGTTCAGTGATCCTGCGCGGCAACAGTGGCGCACCCGAAGCGAGCGTAACGGGAGCGACGCTGAGAATAATCTCGTCGAGTAGACCCTGATCATGGAATTGTCCCACAAGATCACCACCGCCAACAAGCCAGACGTTCTTGCCGTCTGCGGCCTTCACCATATCGTCATGAACGGACGCAACGTCCCTCTGCACGAAGTCAATGTCCGCACCATCAACTACCGGTAATTTCCGACTACTAAACACCCAAGCTGGGATCTCATATGGCCATTGTTCTGGGCTCTCCAGCAAATTTTCGTGCTCTATGAGCCACTCGTAGGTCGTCGAACCCATGGCTGCGGCACCAACTTGGTCCATGAACTGTGGGTAGTCATCCTCCATGCCCTCGACTTCTCCGAACTGGAAGAGCCAGTCGAGTGAATTTTCGTCATCGGCGAGATAACCGTCGATGCTCGTTGCTGTGTAATATTGCGTCTTCATTGTTTCAGCCGCCGTTTGGAAGCGTTCTGGCGATATAAAGGTTATAAACCATCAGCTCGCGTTCTTACTTCTACACAGTTCCCTGGATCTGCAAATCTAAGTATCACCGCAGCGAATTCCTCTCATGGACAAATCGACCGTGCCGGAAGCGTGTGACATCACGCAAACGGGTCCCGCGGTGAGTCGCCAATGACACGACACGATGACCGTTTCCGCGAAAACCGATTCGAGACGCTCGCCGTCGGGGCAGCTGAGAACGCGACGCACTCTGACAAGGGCGGAACAAGCGACGTCATTCCGCCGATACACCTCTCGAGCACCTTCGAGTGGGCCAGCGGGGACGATGCTAACGAACACGATTACTCACGCAAGAGCAACCCGACGCGAGCGGCCCTCGAAGAGCAGTTGGCCCGCCTCGAAGGCGGTGAGCATGGGCTGGCGTTCGCCTCGGGGATGGCCGCCATCTCAACGACGATGCTCTCGCTAGTCCCGCCAGGGGGACACCTCGTCTCGTCGGACTCCGTCTATAGCGGGACCGAGAAACTGCTCACAGAATCCATCGCCAATCACTTCGGTGTCAATGTCGAGTTTGTCGACGCCCGCGAGCCCGAAAATGTCGATGCAGCGGTCGATTCAGATACCGATCTGATTTGGGCGGAGACACCCACGAACCCGCTGATGCGTTTGTGTGATATCCGTTCGATAGCCGACATCGCTCACGATCACGCCATTCCATTTGGGGTCGACAACACCTTCGCGAGCCCGTACTTCCA
Protein-coding sequences here:
- the ggt gene encoding gamma-glutamyltransferase; protein product: MANRASAHSDESDERDGTGRVDTATSDEGMVASSDPRASTIGADVLRAGGNAVDAAVAVQFALNVVQPHTSGIGGGGFMLFYDAGEDELYSVDNRERAPFGATPDMFLEDGEPIPFDERITLGQAVGVPGTLKACDIALKRFGTREIADLIEPAIDLAGGARVDYYLGSTIEEEYEKFNDAARAVFAPGGTPLDIGDRVEQPDLAATFETIADEGVGALYKGDVGEAVANVVQENGGSMTAADLGAYNVTIDTPEYVEYGDVTVRTQPLPSSGGLTIAHILSLLKPFDLAQHDRQSVEVSQLLVEAFKLAYADRGEYMGDKQFVDAPWQGLLDEAYLNKRRATMESGEATTETQQPGDPWSYQPGDPYAIDPLTVDDVSKVRDAPRPYIPSPRGSTTHFTVADGEGNMVSWTSTIEQLFGSGIMVPDHGFMLNNEITDFDAEPGGPNEVQPLKRPLSSTSPTIVFRDGEPFFTVGSPGGTTIITTVAEMIINLVDFDMDLAEAVAEPRLYANSEPAIYPEASVPEEVQRGLRELGYELSPFTRLGNVMTIRVDQETGEYTGAADFRNGGLTRGL
- a CDS encoding cupin domain-containing protein; the protein is METPHPGIEIIEGDNLRQSDRSTPAETREIVFETPRVLLERVEQTGETTGEWRHHDDHDAYGVVLSGQSRVEYGSSSFSISVDEFLYIPAGVSYRLTTADEKVEMLITSVEPGQPEVTTGDSRTEQFERTPQRAGTDDLASAGELKNLTRLMPFPEAPVQQVRGHASGRVASDWHHHGDNDVLGYVLDGEGYVEDERALARAGEFFHISAGVVHRDVNPSDDEQDYVLWLTGSEPRTIPVDGPAD
- a CDS encoding dihydrofolate reductase family protein, whose amino-acid sequence is MKTQYYTATSIDGYLADDENSLDWLFQFGEVEGMEDDYPQFMDQVGAAAMGSTTYEWLIEHENLLESPEQWPYEIPAWVFSSRKLPVVDGADIDFVQRDVASVHDDMVKAADGKNVWLVGGGDLVGQFHDQGLLDEIILSVAPVTLASGAPLLPRRITEPPLKLADVQKYDDVFAVLTYEVQYSDER